The Zygosaccharomyces rouxii strain CBS732 chromosome G complete sequence genome contains a region encoding:
- the SET4 gene encoding Set4p (similar to uniprot|P36124 Saccharomyces cerevisiae YKR029C SET3) codes for MSAQSPPQSAKNEPSILEDASTLLMFSKGSNEGSQKSSTSSQGSQHHQHHPVQPPSQPHTQQHMLPYQAPPLSRTSTLGGMSPANPQASPGPASVALLHNDSSSFREQNGSDSVSHFANQHKTGSMAVEQPDDNGKGMVAAAALAAAATVPLPLKSHSRSSSNTNETSEWPVPDSYIVNIDSGVITCICGFDDDDGFTIQCDHCNRWQHAICYNIKDIETAPDDYLCNICYPRRLDVKRAKRKQLERLQRNRPSNGSRITASYGDDFEKHSGLRAGPSERGHEDWNSQLDMVDNGDDANDEQRRKRKRHEDSTEDTKRRKESPIYLNAKDAYSEIYLPTENYEFKDRYVKLFIDKHNDDDWVIPYNKEKFEAMPLEVRTYADTNNSKVFPGFSKLGVHVGERCNKGKLICEYLGEVDFQKNYLLDPRNHYRIWGTTKLRVLFHPHWPLYIDARLAGNVARYVRRSCNPNAELATIRMTSSNEVKFVLRATRELEEGEEIHLDWHWDLRHPIWQIIKGTATLDSLNDPDKYLLIHSIDAVLSTCDCACGSNNKDCVLLKVKKFSQALYKSVKSKMNNRYKLNEILNQYQGKKRRQPPILDRFSTETTNNKERASQVLADLNNKRFNIVESDNVGRIVRDDTVKPYKWKLMESYTLANKRPLTVSAAMPNQVTNPLEYDESKVNDLEVLPIPIVLEVPLSNINNHSSSSIKVDAALGTNALPSTSDIRPQESSSDQNSMNNEKRTGSSSSLQEMSEKKPTKKKLSFADYRKKQYK; via the coding sequence ATGTCAGCTCAAAGTCCACCTCAAAGTGCTAAGAATGAACCATCCATCTTAGAAGATGCCTCCACTCTATTAATGTTTTCCAAAGGTAGTAATGAAGGTTCTCAGAAATCATCGACTTCATCTCAAGGTTCtcaacatcatcaacaccatCCTGTACAACCACCATCGCAACCTCACACACAGCAGCACATGTTGCCATATCAAGCACCACCACTTTCCAGAACTTCTACTCTTGGTGGTATGTCACCTGCAAATCCGCAAGCATCACCAGGACCTGCATCCGTTGCACTTTTACACAATGATAGTAGCTCATTCAGAGAACAAAATGGGTCTGATTCGGTTTCACATTTTGCCAATCAACATAAAACCGGTTCAATGGCGGTAGAACAACCAGATGATAACGGCAAGGGAATGGttgcagcagcagcattagcagcagcagccaCTGTACCGTTACCTCTTAAGTCTCATAGTCGCTCAAGTTCAAATACGAATGAGACATCCGAGTGGCCAGTACCTGATTCCTACATCGTTAATATCGATTCAGGTGTTATTACATGTATTTGTGGATTTGATGACGACGATGGCTTTACCATTCAATGCGATCATTGTAATAGGTGGCAACATGCTATTTGCTATAATATTAAGGACATCGAAACCGCACCCGATGATTATTTGTGTAACATCTGTTATCCAAGGAGACTAGACGTTAAAAGAGCAAAAAGGaagcaattggaaagattaCAACGTAACAGACCATCCAATGGTTCACGTATAACTGCTAGTTACGGTGacgattttgaaaaacataGTGGTTTAAGGGCAGGTCCCAGTGAACGTGGACATGAGGATTGGAATTCTCAGTTGGATATGGTTGATAATGGCGATGACGCTAATGATGAACAACGTCgcaaaagaaaaagacaCGAGGATTCCACTGAAGATACAAAGAGAAGGAAGGAAAGTCCGATTTATTTGAATGCAAAGGATGCATATTCTGAAATTTATCTACCCACAGAAAATTACGAGTTTAAGGACAGATATGTGAAATTATTTATTGATAAGCATAATGATGACGACTGGGTAATCCCCTATAATaaggaaaaattcgaaGCAATGCCATTAGAAGTGAGAACTTATGCAGATACGAATAACTCCAAAGTCTTCCCAGGATTTTCCAAACTGGGGGTACATGTTGGTGAAAGGTGTAATAAAGGTAAATTAATTTGTGAATATTTGGGTGAAGTGGATTTCCAAAAAAATTATCTGTTGGATCCAAGAAATCATTATAGAATTTGGGGGACAACAAAGTTACGCGTTTTATTTCATCCTCATTGGCCTCTATACATTGATGCAAGACTAGCTGGTAATGTGGCTCGTTATGTGCGTAGAAGTTGTAATCCCAATGCAGAATTAGCTACCATCAGAATGACCAGCAGTAATGAGGTGAAATTTGTTTTACGGGCCACAAGGGAACtggaagaaggtgaagagaTACATTTGGATTGGCATTGGGACTTAAGGCATCCTATTTGGCAGATAATTAAAGGTACAGCAACTCTGGATTCACTTAACGATCCTGACAAATACTTATTAATCCACTCAATAGATGCTGTGCTAAGCACTTGCGACTGTGCCTGTGGTAGTAACAATAAAGACTGTGTTTTACTCAAAGTAAAAAAGTTTTCGCAAGCTCTTTACAAGTCGGTcaaatcaaagatgaatAACAGAtacaaattgaatgaaattttaaatcaGTATCAGgggaagaagagaagacAACCTCCAATCTTAGATCGTTTTTCAACAGAAACAACCAATAACAAAGAAAGGGCTTCACAAGTATTGGCTGATctcaataataaaagattTAACATTGTTGAATCAGACAACGTTGGACGTATAGTAAGAGATGATACTGTTAAACCTTACAAATGGAAGCTTATGGAATCTTATACACTGGCCAACAAAAGACCGCTAACGGTGTCTGCTGCCATGCCAAATCAGGTGACAAACCCTCTTGAATACGACGAATCCAAGGTTAACGATCTCGAAGTGTTACCAATTCCCATTGTATTAGAGGTCCCACTTTCCAATATTAATAACCATTCAAGCAGCAGTATCA